Below is a genomic region from Fusobacterium canifelinum.
TCCGGTAGCGCACCTGCCTTGGGAGCAGGGGGTCGCAAGTTCAAATCTTGCTATTCCGACCATTTTCTTGGGGTGTCGCCAAGCGGTAAGGCAACGGACTTTGACTCCGTTATGCGTTGGTTCGAATCCAGCCACCCCAGCCATAATAAAAAACTTAACTAGAAAGAAATTTCTAGTTTTTTTATTTAGTAAAAAATATTAGTAATCTTAATAAAATATTAAAAAAATATCTGTGTATTATATTTGAAATATAATGCTTTTTTTAGATATATAAGATAAAAAATAAAGTTTCTAGTTTTATTTTTTTATATTAGTAGTATAATATAATTATAAAGAATATTTCTACAAAATTAAAAAACTATATATAAAAAATATGGAGGTGATGAACTTGGCTACTGATGCTATACTAAAAGTTAAAGATGCTGAATTAAAAGCAAAAGAGATCTTAGAAAATGCTCATAAAGATGTTTTAACCTTAAAAGAAGAAGCAAGAGAAAAAGTTAAAAAATCTTATGATGAGGCTATAAAAAATGCTAAAAAAGCAGCAGAAGAACTTAGATTGAAGTATAAGAATGAGGGAGAAGCTATTGCTATGCCTATATTTGAAAGTGCAGAAAGAAAAGTTTCCTCTATTAAGGATATAGGGGAAGATAAACTTAAATCTGTGGTTGATATGATAGTAGAAAGGATAGTGAATTCAAATGGCAATAGTTAAAATGAAAAAGTTTAAATTATTTGCTCTTGAAAAAGATAGAAAACCTTTATTAAAAGAGTTACAAAAATTTGATTATGTCCATTTCATCAAAACCTCAAATGAAGAAAATGAAGATTTAAAAGAAGTAGAACTTCCTGAAAATATTAATCTACTTAAAGAAAAAAGTCAAAAAGTTAAGTGGATGAAAAATTTTTTATTAAAACTTTTTCCTAAGGATGCAAAGGAAGAAATTTCAAACAACTCCACTGAAAACTTACTTTTTGTACAAATAGAACAACAAGCAGATAAATACGATTTTAATAAAGATTATGAAACTTTGGATAGAATAAGCAAAGAAATTGAGACTAATAAAGAGGAACTTATAAATCTTGAAATTAGAAGAAAAGAGATTGATAGTTGGAGAAATATAAAAGAGCCTATTGAAAATTTAAAAGCTTTTAATACAGCAAAAATATTCTTAGGTACTGTACCAAAGAAAAGTTTTGAAACTCTAAAAGACAGTATAAGAAATTTTGATAAGGCATATGTGGAAGAAATTTCACAGGATTCAACTATGATAAATTTAATGGTTTTAGGTTCAAAATTAGAAGAAAAAGAATTAAGAAATCAATTAAAAACTCATAGTTTTACAGAGCTTAATTTTGATTTTAAAGGTACTTTTGAAGAAGAATTTGAAAGAATAAAACTGAGAGAAGAAGAAATAAAACAGGCTGATAATAAGTTAAAAAAAACAGCAGAAAGACTTTTAAAAATTATTCCAAAATTAGAAGTTCAAGACAATTATTTGGATAATTTATTGATGAGAGAAAATATAGTTTCTAACTTCAGAAAAACAGATACTGTAGATATTATAGAGGGTTATGTACCAGCTGATATGGAATATGAATTTAAAAAGCTTGTCGCAAGAATTTCAAGTAGAAATAGTTATTTAGAAATTTCAGATGTGGATAAGGACAACCCAGAAGTGCCAATTTTATTAAAAAATTCTGCTCTAACTGGTTTATTTGAAGCTATAACTCAAATGTATGCATTACCTAGATATAATGAAATTGATCCTACACCAATATTATCGATATTCTATTGGGTATTCTTTGGAATGATGGTAGCAGATTTCGCCTATGGCTTAATATTATGTCTGGTATCAGGTATTGCATTAATGGTAGGAAAATTTAATAAATCAACTAGAAAATTTTTAAAATTTTTCTTTGCATTAAGTTTT
It encodes:
- a CDS encoding V-type ATP synthase subunit I; its protein translation is MAIVKMKKFKLFALEKDRKPLLKELQKFDYVHFIKTSNEENEDLKEVELPENINLLKEKSQKVKWMKNFLLKLFPKDAKEEISNNSTENLLFVQIEQQADKYDFNKDYETLDRISKEIETNKEELINLEIRRKEIDSWRNIKEPIENLKAFNTAKIFLGTVPKKSFETLKDSIRNFDKAYVEEISQDSTMINLMVLGSKLEEKELRNQLKTHSFTELNFDFKGTFEEEFERIKLREEEIKQADNKLKKTAERLLKIIPKLEVQDNYLDNLLMRENIVSNFRKTDTVDIIEGYVPADMEYEFKKLVARISSRNSYLEISDVDKDNPEVPILLKNSALTGLFEAITQMYALPRYNEIDPTPILSIFYWVFFGMMVADFAYGLILCLVSGIALMVGKFNKSTRKFLKFFFALSFSTMIWGLLYGSAFGDLIKLPTQVLDSSKDFMSILILSIIFGAAHLVMGLAIKAYVLIKNGHFMDAVYDVFLWYLTLASLILLILAGRFEFSEFTKNILIVCAVIGMIGIVAFGARDAETLMGRIGGGIYSLYGITSYIGDFVSYLRLMALGLAGGFIAGAINIIVRMLVSGGIFGIILGIVIFAFGQVFNIFLSVLSAYVHTSRLMYVEFFSKFYEGGGKAFKKFRI